Proteins from one Pseudarthrobacter sp. BIM B-2242 genomic window:
- a CDS encoding PspA/IM30 family protein: MVKQSIFGRIAQLAKANINSLLDNAEDPQKMLDQMVRDYTNNIAEAESAVAQTIGNLRMLEDDYREDVKNAQDWGNKALAASRKADEYRAGGDTVDAEKFDNLAKVALQRQMSAENEAKGAEPSIASQREVVDKLKTGLDQMKGKLNELTSKRNELVARSKTAAAQSQVHDAIKSIDFMDPTSEVGRFEEKIRREEAKVRGQQELAASSLDAQFNQLEDLGEQTEIEARLAALKSGGAKPALGASGDSIRSGSTVDEADFDKL; the protein is encoded by the coding sequence ATGGTTAAGCAGTCCATTTTCGGCCGGATCGCGCAGCTTGCAAAGGCGAACATCAACTCTTTGCTGGACAACGCTGAGGATCCGCAGAAGATGCTGGACCAGATGGTCCGGGACTACACGAACAACATTGCGGAAGCTGAATCCGCAGTTGCCCAGACCATCGGAAACCTCCGGATGCTCGAGGACGACTACCGCGAAGACGTCAAGAACGCACAGGACTGGGGCAACAAGGCCCTGGCCGCCTCGCGCAAGGCGGACGAGTATCGTGCCGGCGGCGACACCGTTGATGCCGAGAAGTTCGACAACCTCGCCAAGGTGGCCCTGCAGCGCCAGATGTCCGCTGAGAACGAGGCCAAGGGCGCAGAGCCCAGCATCGCCTCGCAGCGCGAAGTGGTGGACAAGCTCAAGACCGGCCTGGACCAGATGAAGGGCAAGCTCAACGAGCTGACCAGCAAGCGCAACGAACTGGTGGCCCGCTCGAAGACTGCGGCAGCACAGTCCCAGGTCCACGACGCCATCAAGAGCATCGACTTCATGGATCCCACCAGCGAGGTTGGCCGCTTCGAAGAGAAGATCCGCCGTGAAGAGGCCAAGGTCCGCGGCCAGCAGGAACTTGCTGCGTCGAGCCTGGACGCCCAGTTCAACCAGCTCGAGGACCTCGGGGAGCAGACCGAAATCGAAGCTCGCCTGGCAGCCCTGAAGTCCGGCGGCGCCAAGCCTGCGCTCGGAGCCTCGGGCGACTCCATCCGGTCCGGGTCCACCGTGGACGAAGCCGACTTCGACAAACTGTAG
- a CDS encoding TPM domain-containing protein: MRSKFKRILAVIGLTGLLAVPAGAAFAEDPVALDPVTKIVDKAGVLGGDKAEVESAIKKLGTDHAMTLHVVYVKTFTNPDVPAEWAAEVATNAKLGQNALVLAVATESRKYQLSKPGNSKITNAQRDKILSSAVDPQLRAGDWAQAAVDAAAAIGDAAGGGSGTVPSGDGAGAAILVGTGIAAAGGAGAYLYFRNKRKKAAQASSASYGPQGAELDPLASLSIEELRRKSGSLIIEADDAIKSSEQELGFAEAQYGDAAVGNFTKALAEAKAHMTESFKLQQQLDDHIPDTEEQQRSWYGEIIRRSEAALGSLQEQKADFDSLRELEKNAPQALATVSAGAREADAKITSAEQSLTALRAKYADSALVQVADNITQAKERLAFVQNATATAEEKLAAGEGSLAAVAVRASEESLHQTNVLLDAITKVSASLDEARSGLEAAVVETSQDLAQAKAMIQSGQHPELAGPVAGVEAALSQVKAEIQGGKIDPIATLQRVETAHQSLDQSLTGIRNQQDQARRAQASLQQTIMSAQAQISATSDYITARRGGVGTEARTRLAESQRNLDYALSISRNDPVTALTYAQQAHALAAQAAQLAQADVDNFGGYANQGFGGGGMFGGRGGGGGGLGGAILGGILINSILNGGSGGGWGGGHSDGGGWGGDGGGFGGGDMGGWGGDSGGGGDF, translated from the coding sequence ATGCGGTCAAAGTTCAAGCGTATCCTCGCCGTAATCGGCCTGACCGGTTTGCTCGCGGTTCCTGCCGGCGCGGCTTTTGCGGAGGATCCTGTCGCGCTGGACCCGGTGACAAAGATTGTCGACAAGGCCGGAGTCCTTGGCGGCGACAAAGCCGAGGTTGAGTCAGCAATCAAGAAGTTGGGCACAGACCACGCGATGACATTGCACGTGGTCTATGTTAAGACCTTCACCAATCCGGATGTTCCCGCGGAGTGGGCCGCCGAAGTGGCAACGAATGCCAAACTGGGGCAGAACGCCCTGGTTCTTGCGGTTGCGACCGAGTCCAGGAAGTACCAGCTCAGCAAACCCGGCAACAGCAAAATCACCAACGCGCAGCGGGACAAGATCCTGTCGAGCGCGGTGGACCCACAGCTCCGCGCCGGCGACTGGGCACAGGCAGCCGTTGACGCAGCCGCCGCCATTGGCGATGCAGCAGGCGGCGGGAGCGGAACCGTTCCCTCCGGTGACGGCGCCGGCGCAGCCATCCTGGTTGGAACGGGCATTGCGGCCGCCGGTGGAGCCGGCGCGTATCTCTACTTCCGAAACAAACGCAAGAAGGCCGCCCAGGCATCCAGCGCCAGCTACGGTCCCCAGGGCGCGGAGCTCGATCCGCTGGCATCACTGAGCATCGAGGAACTCCGGCGCAAGAGCGGATCGCTCATCATCGAAGCCGACGACGCCATCAAATCCAGCGAACAGGAACTCGGCTTCGCAGAGGCACAGTACGGTGACGCCGCTGTAGGGAACTTCACCAAGGCTTTGGCCGAGGCAAAAGCCCACATGACCGAATCCTTCAAACTTCAACAGCAGCTCGATGACCACATCCCGGATACTGAGGAGCAGCAACGCAGCTGGTACGGCGAGATCATCCGCCGCTCCGAGGCAGCGCTCGGCTCGCTCCAGGAGCAAAAAGCAGACTTTGATTCCCTGCGTGAACTCGAAAAGAACGCCCCGCAGGCCCTGGCCACTGTCAGTGCCGGAGCACGCGAGGCCGACGCCAAGATCACCAGCGCCGAACAGTCACTGACGGCGTTGCGGGCCAAGTATGCCGACAGCGCCCTGGTACAGGTGGCTGACAACATCACCCAGGCCAAGGAACGACTGGCATTCGTTCAGAACGCCACGGCCACGGCCGAGGAAAAGCTCGCAGCCGGCGAAGGCAGCCTGGCAGCTGTTGCCGTGCGCGCATCTGAGGAGAGCCTGCATCAGACCAACGTCCTGCTTGATGCCATCACCAAGGTGTCCGCCAGCCTGGACGAGGCGCGCAGCGGTCTGGAGGCGGCCGTCGTCGAGACTTCCCAGGACCTTGCCCAGGCGAAGGCCATGATCCAATCCGGACAGCATCCCGAACTCGCCGGCCCGGTGGCCGGGGTTGAAGCCGCGCTTAGCCAGGTCAAGGCAGAAATCCAGGGCGGGAAGATTGACCCGATCGCCACCCTGCAGCGGGTTGAGACCGCGCACCAGTCCCTGGACCAGTCCCTTACCGGCATCCGCAACCAGCAGGACCAGGCCCGTCGCGCCCAGGCGTCCCTGCAGCAGACCATCATGTCGGCCCAGGCACAGATCAGTGCCACCTCGGATTACATCACCGCCCGTCGTGGCGGAGTGGGCACTGAAGCCCGGACGCGGCTCGCTGAATCGCAGCGCAATCTGGACTACGCACTGTCCATTTCCCGCAACGATCCCGTGACCGCCCTCACCTACGCCCAGCAGGCGCACGCCCTCGCAGCCCAGGCAGCTCAGCTGGCCCAGGCAGACGTCGACAACTTCGGGGGTTATGCCAACCAGGGCTTCGGCGGCGGGGGCATGTTCGGCGGACGGGGTGGAGGCGGCGGCGGCCTCGGCGGCGCCATCCTTGGCGGCATCCTGATCAACTCCATCCTCAACGGCGGCAGCGGCGGCGGTTGGGGCGGCGGTCACAGCGACGGCGGCGGCTGGGGCGGTGACGGCGGCGGTTTCGGCGGCGGAGACATGGGCGGCTGGGGCGGTGACTCCGGCGGCGGCGGTGACTTCTAA